The Lachnospiraceae bacterium KM106-2 nucleotide sequence CATAATCTCCCACTACCGGGTAATCCGTATTTTTCTTTCTCTGATATGCAAATTTACCAGCAACTCTTGATTCCATCAATGTTCCATCTTCCAATAATACCTTATAAAGATTATGGTGCTGCTCTGCTACTCTACCTAAATTATCGTTCATCTTTTTTACTCCTTCTCTAAAAATGGGCAAAAAAATACCCGGGATATTCACGATTTCTCCCGGGTAATCATAGTGAATTCTAATTTCAAATAGAATCAGTAAAAAATTCCGCTCTTAAATAAATATGCCGGGAGCCATGCTTACGATCATATCTAATTTTTTCATACTACATGGCTCCTTTCTGTTTTTATATGGTTAATTATACCATTTTATATATAACTTTGTCAAGCTTTATCTTTTCCCTTTTGCTGTGGTCTGAATCGTCTTCTCATTTTTTCTTCCATAACCACGGATAAATAAATAAGTGCCCAAGACTGCATTAAAGGCCGTTGCAGAACAAGTACTGAATCGCTCTAGAATTCCAAAGCAAGACTTAGGTAAAATTCCATTCACTGCAAGATTACCACCGATCGCTCCCACAAACATAAACCCCAGTATAATGGCTGCCCATATTGCAAGTGCTTTATATGCCTTCTCTTTGCATCCACCAATTATGATCAATACCAAAGATAAGATGGCTAATAAGACAACTCCAACTGTCACCACATAAGTATGCATGATATCCTGAAAGGTTCCAGCATAACCTGCCTTCGACAGAGGAAATAAGCCATATCCGACATCACTCACCCAGTTCATAGCTGCAAATAAGTAGATTCCGACACGAATTGTCTTATTTAATCTTCCTTGGATATAAACGCAAACCATCATGATCGATACGATGGCGCATACACTGTATAAACAAGATAACTGATTCCACAAGTTCAGTGATGGAGCATTATCGGCGCTTAGATCACTTACCGCCTGACGCATCCAATCATACCCCGGATAAGCCAGCGGTGCAAAAATTACTGCTGCCATATATGAAATAAAACTAACTACACCAAGTAAACCGAGCCAGTTGATCAGTCTCTTTCTTGGTTGCATTGCATCATCCCCTTTTGTAACTATTTTACATTTTTTCATCCGATGACACAATACTATTTGCTACAAACTCATCCTTTAAAATTCTCATCATGATAAAGTCATGATAATGATAGTTATAGTAATAACCTTGCTCTTGAATTCCTTCCTTCTTAAATCCTACTTTTTTATAAAAAGCAAGTGCATTCGTATTAAATCCAACCACACCAATCGCGATACGATTATAAGCAAGATATCCAAAAGCATAATCCATCATCAGGTTGATTGCTTCCGTACCATAGCCTTTTCCTTGATCTTTCTTATCCGGAATAATAATACTCAGATCCGTTGTTCTCCATGCAGGGAACATACGTAGTAATCCAGTCTCGCCAATGATCTTATTGTCCTCTTTCGAAATGATAGCAAACCATACACTA carries:
- a CDS encoding acetyltransferase, putative, with product MKYQFLESEHIYLRPFNEADIPFFIKWYNDKETRAKIGETMPTSEFDAENIVRRKMKDSVWFAIISKEDNKIIGETGLLRMFPAWRTTDLSIIIPDKKDQGKGYGTEAINLMMDYAFGYLAYNRIAIGVVGFNTNALAFYKKVGFKKEGIQEQGYYYNYHYHDFIMMRILKDEFVANSIVSSDEKM